Proteins encoded by one window of Syntrophales bacterium:
- a CDS encoding 6-phosphogluconolactonase, which translates to MPFKVIITSDFDHMSEVAAQIVIDNIKKTLDMKDKFVLGLATGNSPTGLYKHLARAANGGEFDSSKIESFNLDEYVGLPGENAQQRALHPESYSFFMVQELFGLIQKKFKETNVPWGTLIDQEKLEAELKAHPGDWQEQGVDKGKAIVINKDARSEYLRWIRSEILNAYGAKIRQKGGIDLHIVGVGGKGHVAFHESGIPFENNEMLLVKLDDNTVENSVEDGHFASKEESPWYAISMGAALVYQAKTVVLLANGSRKSESVAASLLNDPNPLIPISYGQIFAKNEGEMIYVIDKAAAEHVLENVNDITDRGIEIDDISK; encoded by the coding sequence ATGCCTTTTAAAGTCATCATAACCAGCGATTTTGATCACATGAGTGAAGTTGCCGCTCAAATTGTTATCGACAACATTAAAAAAACCCTGGACATGAAGGACAAATTCGTCCTTGGCTTGGCAACCGGTAACTCACCGACCGGTCTTTACAAACATTTAGCCAGGGCCGCCAATGGGGGTGAATTTGATTCTTCGAAGATAGAAAGTTTCAATCTCGACGAATACGTTGGTCTGCCCGGTGAAAACGCTCAGCAAAGAGCTCTTCACCCGGAAAGCTACAGCTTTTTCATGGTTCAGGAACTCTTTGGATTAATTCAGAAAAAATTTAAGGAAACAAATGTTCCCTGGGGCACGTTGATTGACCAGGAAAAACTCGAAGCAGAGCTGAAGGCTCATCCCGGTGACTGGCAGGAACAGGGCGTTGATAAAGGAAAGGCAATCGTTATCAATAAAGATGCCCGGTCTGAATATCTCCGCTGGATTCGAAGCGAAATACTGAATGCTTATGGTGCAAAGATCAGGCAAAAAGGTGGTATCGACCTGCATATCGTGGGTGTTGGCGGAAAGGGCCATGTTGCTTTTCATGAGTCGGGGATACCCTTTGAAAACAATGAAATGCTTCTTGTGAAACTTGATGACAATACCGTAGAGAACTCTGTTGAGGATGGCCATTTTGCAAGCAAGGAAGAAAGCCCATGGTATGCTATTTCTATGGGGGCTGCGCTTGTCTATCAGGCGAAAACCGTTGTCCTTCTAGCCAATGGAAGTCGCAAGTCAGAGTCGGTCGCTGCATCCCTTTTGAATGACCCCAATCCTTTGATTCCCATATCGTATGGGCAGATATTTGCAAAGAACGAGGGGGAAATGATTTACGTCATCGATAAAGCGGCTGCCGAACATGTTCTGGAAAATGTAAACGATATAACCGACAGGGGAATTGAGATAGACGACATAAGCAAATAG